The Pristiophorus japonicus isolate sPriJap1 chromosome 8, sPriJap1.hap1, whole genome shotgun sequence genomic sequence AGACGAGCTACAATCTGATAAGTTTGTAGGAGGAAACTGGAGAATATTAAGTGTTAGGTGGTGCATTACCCACAAAATGATCACTAGTAGAGGTAATGCTTCACCTTTAACTGAATTGTGTTTCCTGCTCATCAAGATGAGCAATGTTAGTAGTGGACTGTGGAATATGGTTCCAGTTTTTGtcctgtgtcagcatcaaacactcacaggtcagATATAGCACATGTTAGCAGCAGAGCAAAGGTCGATCTACTCTACTCTGCTCCAGAAAATATACCTTAACTCTCAATTTCAGGAGCATGTCATACTGTACCACTTTGTTATTTCCATTTCCTATAATATTCATCCTGAAAGAGCCTGCCAATTTAGTGTTCGTTAATGCTGTATTACAGCCACACATCAATAACAAAATGTTTGGAGCTGGATAAAGACTGCTCAATAACACTGCATGTAGGAACCTAGTAGGCATCAGAGATCAGAGAGGAAGCTTTCCACCTCAATCTGGACGAAATTTGGCCCCAGATTTCAGAGTAAAATGAAGGTCTTCAGATTGACCCTTAACTTTTTTATTTAGAGTTAAATGTGTTGAATTTTATCAAATACCATTTAAACACAATTTACGAATAAAGATCTTACCTGTGAGGTCTTCAAAAGATTCATATGGCTTTAAGGCAAAACGCTTCCTATACTCGTTCAGAGACTTGTATCGCATTTGACGAGTGTGCTCAATGGTAGTGATAGCCACTTTCAGCAATGCTGGATTCATATTCCTGCCCCCAGCAACCTGTAGAAAGATCAGGATCATTAGCTTAAAAGTCTCATAAGTCACGAGTCCAACAGTTTCATTGCTTAATAATCTGATAAATTTCATTTTGTTCATGAATGTTCTGGAAAAATACTATTCCTTTTGAATCAATGGTGCATTTAGTAAAGTTTCTACGGTTACTGATTTCGGAGAATTGGAAAGTGAAACAAAGCCAGTATTAATTGCAATATAATTTTAACGACATGAAGTGTGTTCATTTGGCAACAACAGTTCAAGTTTTAAAACCACCTCCTGGGTTGCAGCAGAAATCACTTCCTGGTTTTTGCGCCATGGTGAAACAGACTGAACATTAGTTGATTCTTACCCTGCCAGCAATCTGTCTAGAGAACGAGTCCACCATGTTGGAAATGCCGTGCTCCAGCAACACAGAGTTATTGAAGAGGAATTCACGGTAACTGTAATCTTTGTCCTCGATTTTGAAGGAATCTGGCATCAGGGGGTGCCAGTGGTAGAGGGTGTTGAACTCCGATGCAATCCGGTTACTGTATTGGAATTGCTGGTTGAAGAGCAGCTCTGGGTCAAATTTCAGCTTGAAGTGATAACCACTCAGATGTTGCACATAATCTTCAATTACAATTTTGATGGTCTCCCCTGTTGGTGGCAATATGATAGCTTGAGGATTTATTTAAAAACAAAGATTTTTTGCCAAAAAAACTTTATTGAAAAAAAgattggcatttatatagcaccttacacaaccaccggatgtcgcaaagcactttacagccaatgatgtacttttggagtgtagtcactgttgtaatgtggaaaaagcggcagccaatttgcgcacaacaagctcccacaaacagcaatgttataatgaccagataatctgtttttttgttatgttgattgagggtaaatattatccaggacaccggggataactcccctgttcttcttcgaaatagtgcagtgggatcttttagctccacttgagagagcagatggggcctcagtttaacaactcatccgaaagatggcacctccaatggtgcagctttccctcagcactgcactggagtgtcagcctagatttatgtgctcgagtcccttgagtgagacttgaacccacagccttctgactcagaggcgagtgtacttcccgctgagccacagctgtttAATTCGAAGTAAACTTCATAAATTGTACAGTTCTATGAATATGCAATTTTTTTCTATTACACCACAGTACTTTGTATCGGTGATCTTAGTCTGCATTGATCCCAAAGGCCAGGAGCTAGTTTAGGAGACAGCTGGACATGCTGGATCCACTCACCTATCAGTATAAGTCTGGTAGTCTGGAAAAGCTGTTCATCGTCCCAGTCAGGGTGCTCCACTTTCAACACATCACAGACTCGGTTGTGTTCCCGTAGCCAGATCGTGGCATACATCATCAGTCCTGGAACCAGACCAAAGACTTCCTGTCCCACAGCAAACTTCAAGTGTTCTGGGACATGAGGAGGGTAAGTCATCTCTACAGGTGCTTCTTGAACAGTGGGAGGATAGACTTCTCCATTGTTAACCTGCAAGAAATTTTGTGTGTTAGCTAAGATTTCACTTGGGCTGTATCAAAATACTGCAAAAACAATCAAAGATACTTGGACATTGAACATGCAAATGTTGTTATACTATTACGATACGCAATAACAAATTCAGCTTCAAGCCTACCTGAAACTTAAGTTTTCCATCTGTAAATAATCTCAGTTTGTGCTGTCGGTCTAAAGTTTCTCCATAAACATGGCTCAGGTCAACCTGTATAATGTAAAGAATACAAAGCATAAGTACTCAGTGATTTTAGAAATCATTAATTTTAGAACTGTAGATAGTATTTAACATAAAACATCGATTTATAGTAAACAAGTACAAAGATGGATTATTTTAATTTACATCCATTCTTGATGAATTATTGTTGAAAGCCAACTGAGAACAGTTGTATGATTTGTACTTACGCCATGTGCCAATCCAGTAGTGAATGCAGGGCCTCGGCTCTGGTCGGTCTTAAAAAACTGGTGGGTGAAATGCTGAGCAAAGAAGGCAAACATCATATTGGTCCTTTGGGGATCGGGTATAAATTTCTTCCTCATGAGAAATGTTTCTACTAAATACTTGGGATCAGGCAGTGTTTTCTTTCCTGTGAAGGAAGAGAAATATATATATCTTTAAAAAGTTATcttgtcctcatcatcatcataggcagtccctcaaaatcgaggaagacttgcttccactctaaaaatgagttcttaggtgactgtacagtccaatatgggaattacaatctctgtcacaggtgggacagacaatggttgaaggaaagggtgggtgggactgggttgctgcatgctccttccgctgcttatgcttgctttctgcatgctcttggcgatgagactcgaggtgctcagcgccctcccggatgcagttcctgcacttagggcagtctttggcccaggtatcaatggggatgttgcattttatcaaggaggctttgagggtattgcCCTATTCAAGTGGTGGCATACCTTCCCAACCCTAAGTAGTAATATGGATTGCATTTGACTAACACACCTTAAAGAATGTCTGTAGGAGGAGTAACATTACTGTATGTTACTGAATAGAAGAAATATGGATGGAGACAGCACCACTCGAGAAAACATTTTCCACCCACAATTGACATTAGTTCAAAAGTAAATAACAGAGAGCCAGCCTCCAGGGGTAAAAATTCTGCTTCTGCATACCCCATGGAAACCAGAAGCACATATCACACAAGTGTTCCATCCATTCATTTCAACAGATGAAATACCTTGAGCTGGTGGTGTGCAATTTCACAATACGTGCTCACACTGTGCAGCGGGAGCGGTAAAGAGGCACTTTTGCTTCACATTCTTGAAAATGTGGATACAATCTTCCTTCTCTCCCCACTACCCCCTTTGCCCAAAAACAGCTAGCAAAGTTTCTGGAAGCAAGGTGGGAATGTGGATTACATCTGATCACCACTCAACCAAGGATTTTCCACATCGATTTACTCCCAGATTCCATCTTCACAGGGATTCTTTTCCCACTTCAACTCAAATTTAAGATTTCCTCCTCCCCTAAATGACTATCTTGGTGGAAGCATCCTTTCCATATTGTGAGAAAGTCTGCTCCAATGCAATTAATTACATTAACAGGAAATATAAGAAACATTCTTTGTTTTGAATTTTCTCCTTCAATATCAGCCCAGTGCTGGATCATACAGTCAGAGAGGCTGTTGTAACAGTACAGTTGTATTATTAACTCACCAACTACTCCCATTGGAGTTGGGCAGTCTTCAGGAGTTGGAGGGAGAGTTCTGGTGTAGTAGGAGACATTAGCGTATGCTTCCCAACTCTTGTAGTTATAATTTGAATTGTAGGTCGGGGGGCTTTCAATCAAATGAGCTCTggctgtttttttgggggggaaaagAATTGTATTCATATTCAGATACCACATGCCTCAAACCAATTAGAAACAATATGTATGTAGTTCTTAAGTAACATGAAATTAATAATTCACTCTAGTGAATCACATGGCAAGAATTCTTCCGCTCACGATCTGAAGATATCCTGTCCCCTATCTACTGGCAAAATCGTAAACACGTTTATTTTACTTCGCTAGCAATACTGAACCTGCCAAACCTGCGGCAAATGCATTTACCATGCATGCACCCGAAGGAATTCTTCCCCGCGCTACATGACTGCACTGTGCGACTTCACTGAAAACACCATCCCATTTACATTTAACCTCTACATTTAATAATGCCATTTGTGTTTAGAATGATTCAAAGTATCACAAATAAAAGTCCCGAAAATAGTCCATCTTACTTACACGTTAAGACGTAACGCATGATGCTGTTCCTTACGAAAGGGATCTGGTTAACCAAGTTCCAAACTCTGGGATAGTGGGTCAGGATATAGTGCACTGTGTTGGGGGTTGGTTTCAGCGTCAGTCTCAACCAGGTCCAGAACTCGGCTGATGGAGAAGAAAGCAATTGGTGAATGATTTGAGATCGGCGTTGGGTTAAACAGAAATATGCACAGTAACAGTGCACGGTGAAAGCTTGTTGGGGAACTTACGTGTGGTGCAGTTTTCTCCGTAAAACCCGGTGCGAGTGCAATCGCACTCATAGCCCTGGTAGCCGACGGTGGTGCAGATTCCGCGGTTCTGGCAGGGGTTTGAGCAGCAGGGGTTGGCTGTGAGGGAACACAGGAGAAGTTCAGGCTCACGGATCATTTTACAGCCTGTTCTCAACAGGTTTGGTGTTTATTacaaacatcatttcacagatcagaCTGCAGCCTCGCTCAACCGCGATTTAAAGTTAAAACAGACCATAGCAAAAACAGTCAGATCAATTGATGTTATTTCTATTTGGAATCACTAAGGTTGAAGACAATTACCACTGTGGTGCTCAGATTTCATTTAGACTCAGCTCTTGTTCAGAGCACAACCAAgtctctatataaataaaagttattataagtAATCAGAAAGCTGAATAATAACTATGGGGTGAAATAGTTTGCCCTCCAATATCTCTGCATGTATATTTTTCTTGTTTTATTTATTTCTACGCGGCGTCTCAACATTGTACGGCCAAACCAATCCGTCCACCCGAGGAGGCACCGACCTCGCGCCACAACACCCAGCACTCCGGCCTCCCCATTCACACTGCAGCCCAGACACAAACCCGAGATAAAGCACCCTACGGAGCTCACCAGCTCTAGCCTTACCTGCTCGGCTGAGAGAGAGTATTCCGGCGAGGAGCAACAACAGCATTCCCTGCCTGTTCAGTGCGCCGAGTTCTCCAAACATCGTGAACTTCATGTGGAGCCTCTTCTGATTCTGCTCCCCAGCGCTTCCCTCTGGCTTTTAAACACTTTGCTCTTCAGCGGTGAGTCATAGACATGACGTTTCAAACCCAGCTTTGGCCATCAGTCCTAGCcctgcctgctctttccccatagtcttgtcacattttcccttcaagtatttatccaattatcttttgaaagttattacagaATCTGCtttcacctccctttcaggcactgcattccagatcacaaattGTTTTTTcatgtctctggttcttttgcctatcaccttaaatctgtgtcctctggttagcgactcttaataagaacataagaaataggaacaggagcaggccatacggcccctcgagcctgttccgccattcaatatcatggctgatctgatcatggactcagcaccacttccctgcccgctccccataaccgcttatccccttgtcgtttaagaaactgtctagttttgtcttaaatttattcaatgtctcagcatccacagctctctgaggcagcgaattccacagatttacaaccctctgggagaagaaatttctcctcatctctgttttgaatgggcagccccttattctaagatcatgccctctagttctagtctcccccatcagtggaaacatcctctctgcatccaccttgtcaagccctctcataatgttatacgttttgataagatcacctctcattcttctaaattccaatgagtagaggcccaacctactcaacctttcctcataaagcaaccccctcatccccaggaccaacctagtgaaccttctctgaactgcctccaaagcaaatatatccttttgtaaatatggaaaccaaaactgcacgcagtattccaggtgtggcctcatcaatatcttatatagctgtcgtaagacttcccagcttttatactccatcccctttgcaataaaggccaagattccattggccttcctgatcacttgctatacctgcatattatctttttgtgtttcatgcacaagtacctccaggtcctgctgtattgcggcactttgtaatctttctccatttaaataataacttgctctttgattttttctgccaaagtgcaggacctcacactttccaacattatactacatctgccaaatttttgcccactcacttagcctgtctatgtccttttgcagttttttgtgtcctcctcacagattgcttttcctcccatctttgtatcgtcagcaaacttggctacattacactcagtcccttcttccaagtcattaatatagattgtaaatagttggggtcacagcactgatccctgcagcaccccactagttactgtttgtcaaccagagaatgacccatttatcccaactctctgttctctgttagtaagccaatcctctatccatgctaatatattacccccaaccccatgaacttttattttgtgcagtaaccttttatgtggcaccttgtcaaatgccttctggaagtccaaatacaccacatccactggttcccctttatccaccctgttcattacatcctcaaagaattccagcaaatttgtcaaacataacttctccttcataaatccatgcttactctgcctgaccgaattttgcttttccaaatatcctgctactgcttctttaataatggactccaacatttacccaaccacagatgttaggctaactggtctatagtttcctgctttttgtctgcctccttttttaaataggggcattacatttgcagttttccaatttgctgggacctccccagaatccagggaattttggcaaattgcaaccaatgcatccacaatccctgccactacttctcttaagaacctaggatgcaagccatcaggtccaggggatttatctgcctttagtcccattatcttactgagtaccacctccttagtgattgtgattgtgttaagttcctcccccctataacccctagactatccactgtcggaatattgttagtgtcctctaccgtaaagacagattaaaaaaatttgttcagagtttttgccatctccatgttccccattactaattccctggtcttgtcctctaagggaccaacatttactttagccacccttttcctttttatatacctatagaaactcttactatctgtttttatattttgcgctaatttactttcatagactatctttcctttcttaatcattttttttagtcgttctttgctggcttttaaaagcttcccagtcttctgtcctcccactagttttggccactttgtatgcccttgtttttaattggatatctttctttatttctttagttagccacggatggctatcttttctcttacactctttcctcctcactggaatatatttttcttgagagttgtgaaatatctccttaaatgtacaccactgttcatcaatcctTCTGCCAGGTAAaaccatttctccttatttactccattaaaatgattcatgattttgaacacatctatccaATCTTGTCAAACCTTCTCTGATCTAAGCAGAACAATCCCAActtatccagtctctccacataactgcagtCCCTTATCCCATGTACCATTTTAGTAACTCTCTTCGGGACCCTCCCCAAGGCCTTgaaatccttcctaaaatgtggtgcccagaattgaactcaatactccaggtggggcctaaGCTGTGttctataaaggttcagcatacttCATTGCGTTTATCCTTTATTGCTCTACTAATGAATCCCAGGATCCCATTTGCAGTAAAATTCGCTAGGGGAACTTTTTACATTTGGGCTTCACACTAACCCTGCTGTAGGTGTGAAGGTCAAGTGGTATGAGACTACCTCTGAAAGGTGGTCACACAACTCTTGCCTTTGTTGCAGGCTACAGTCAGATTGTCAATCAATTGCAAAACTGTCTGAGCATCACATGTACAATTTGGACGGTAAACTGAACTCCTCCTGATCTGAGTTCAGAACAATTTTGTCTCCAGTGTTGCAGGGCAGCAGACCTGCTCTTAAAATGGGGTTAAGTGCAAGTGACACCGAGATATTGTTACTGATTCATGTGTTTGAAGACAAATGGAAAAAAGTTTTTCAAATTATTTTTCAGGGTGATGATGCCCCTTAGAATATTTTAATGTTATTTTCCATCAAGGAGAAAACCTATCCCTTTATTGGCTAGATCAGTTTTTCCAGATAGGTGCTAATTCAAATTTatattcactctctctttctctctctctcacacacacacacacacacacacacacacacaaagcatactggtaatgttactgaactagtaatccagaggcctggattaataatctgcATAAACTACAAGCATTcacatcccaccacggcagctggggaatttaaattcagttaattaaataagtctggaatttaaaaaaaaagctagtattagtaacggtgatcatgaaactatcTGACTGTCGTAAAACCCTATCTAGTTCACTACtcatctttagggaaggaaatctgccgtcttttcccgatctggcctatatgtgactccaaagcaatgtggttgatgcttaactatcctggtggctcaccaccttctcaagggcaattagggatgggcaataaatgctggtcttgcactcacatgtacatatacacacacactctcacatacacacacatacaacccgctacctctaccacctagaaggacaaggacagaaaTCGCATAGGAACaaaatcacctgcaagttctcctccaagttgcacatcatcctgatttggaaatatatcgcccttccttcatcgtcgctgggtaaaaatcctagaactcccaccctaacagcactttaggagcaccttcaccacacttactgcagcggttcaagaaggtggctcaccaccaccttctcaagggcaattaaggatgggcaataaatgctggccttgccagcgatgcccacatcccaggaactaattaaaataaactcacacacacactcactcttacattcacacactcactcatgcatTGGAACAGCTGACTGGGGTTAATTGTAACTTTTGACAATAATGTTAAACGGGCAATATTGATTCCTCTGCCCATTACACacctctcctgattttcatttccatcaaAGTCAATGAACAGGAAAATGAGGTGTTGTATACAATGGGCAATCCTCCCTCTGCTCCCGCCCATTTTGTGCCCCCACCGAAGTTGCATTTTGCCACCAATGTGTCTGGTTTAGAGGTCACTTCCCCCTTTGGGTAGTTTCTACACATGCAAAATGATAACATTCCTTAACTTCCATCACAGAATTTACTTCATTATTGGTATTTGTATTATGGGAGGTGAGGCTTGAGTtgtaatttaaaatttaaaatgcaTTGGCTCTGCTGAAAATCAGATTCAGAAATCCTGGAACAAGCAATTACGTGAGTTGTTCCAAAATGGATTTTGCATTCACTATGCTGGAATGTTGTGCTCGGACCAGATTTGGTTGCAAACTGCTTTACTCATGGACACATCAAAATGTTGGTCTACACAGCTACTTTGACCTGGGGTGTCAATCTTGCCGCACATGCTGTCATCATCAAGTTAAAGTCACTGAGCACCTATTTCTATCTGGTTGTATGAAAACCATTGTAGTTCACATATGCCAATGCAAGTTTCATCTGTTCATTTTTATCTCTGTAAAATGTTATGGTATCATTCCATTATACAGTGCAAAACTGTTGCTAGGGGAATGGTGGTCAGAAAGATAGAGTAGAGTATGGAGTTATTGGTGGGGCAATGTTCTGCACAAAGTTTTGGTTCATCTACACCCTAACGATGGACTGGCAAATACACAACACAGCAGCAATTGTGGAATAGAGCAGGGTTTCTCAACTATGGGCCCGTGGCACCCTAGGGGTCCACGAGAAGATTTCAAGGGGTTCGCCAGTTGGTTTGTTCCAACAATATATAGGGAAGACTACTGATGGTTATGGCATAAACATCAGTAGTCTCCCCTGTATATTGAGATGAGTGGAATAGTCTCAGTGATACAAAGACCGTGCATGCGCAGTCAATTCAGGTTCTTACTGTTGGACACCATTTTTTAGGTTAGACCCTTTGCATGTCACTGACTTTTACAGTAGTATTTATCTTGGTAAGTTGTTTTTTTTGATCCAGCTCTATTTGCTCCTACGTTCCACTCGTCACTTTTAACTATTGAATAAAATAGTGGGAGTTATAACTTCTCTTCCGGGGGATTAAAAGCTGAGCTGGGGGTGGTGAAATCCACGAATTAGTCCGACATTGTGTGGGCCGAGGTGGCACGAGCCTTCCATTCAATCCTTTTCTTTCCCCTCATGCGGAGCCGCCCAGTGTCGGTTGGAAGCCGCTCATTTGTTTGAAAAGAGAGCGGTTTTTTCCTGGTgtttgagagggggagggggcgccATCAATGGGGAGAATATGTGCACCACGTGTCCTTGGAGGGGGGAAAAGAAAGAGATTTTCCAGTCTCTGGGCCTGTGGCAAGGTCATAATAATTGGGATCCAGTGTGACTCTCCTTCAATGTCCTCAGTCTGAGTTTATAAAATAGCTGAAGGTGTTATCACCATTTTTAGTGCTCACCAGCAACAAGTTTCACATTAAGTAAGACAAAACTAATACTAAATATATAAGCTTAATTATATAACTAATTTTTATATAGAaaaaatacttgtgttgtgttaTATGCAGAATTTTTCCAACACGGAAGGGGGGCCTCGGAAACATATGGTTGATAAGCCCTGGAACAGAGGTTGGTGGTGGAGTGAGAAAGTTGGGTATCATGGACATAGATAATGTCAACTCATTAGCATAATCCCAAACGTGAAACCTGCCATGAATCAGCGCAATCAAGCGGTGTAATGCTTCGTATTCGATGTATGACTGGGACAAGGCCAATGGACCATCAAGGTAGGAAACTGTGAAAGGTAAGAAAAACTCATTCCTTCTCAGCATGAGGCTGGAGACCACAAGGTAAGCAGCACTTATCTTTTTAAACTTCTTAAAACTTTGCATGATTATAGATTTTTAGTaaattccaatagggaattcaggagaaacttctttaccaagagagtggtgagaatgtgggacgtgctaccacaaggagtagttgaggtgaatagtataggtgcatttaaggggaagctggataagcacatgatggagaaaggattagaaggatatact encodes the following:
- the LOC139268635 gene encoding prostaglandin G/H synthase 2-like is translated as MKFTMFGELGALNRQGMLLLLLAGILSLSRAANPCCSNPCQNRGICTTVGYQGYECDCTRTGFYGENCTTPEFWTWLRLTLKPTPNTVHYILTHYPRVWNLVNQIPFVRNSIMRYVLTSRAHLIESPPTYNSNYNYKSWEAYANVSYYTRTLPPTPEDCPTPMGVVGKKTLPDPKYLVETFLMRKKFIPDPQRTNMMFAFFAQHFTHQFFKTDQSRGPAFTTGLAHGVDLSHVYGETLDRQHKLRLFTDGKLKFQVNNGEVYPPTVQEAPVEMTYPPHVPEHLKFAVGQEVFGLVPGLMMYATIWLREHNRVCDVLKVEHPDWDDEQLFQTTRLILIGETIKIVIEDYVQHLSGYHFKLKFDPELLFNQQFQYSNRIASEFNTLYHWHPLMPDSFKIEDKDYSYREFLFNNSVLLEHGISNMVDSFSRQIAGRVAGGRNMNPALLKVAITTIEHTRQMRYKSLNEYRKRFALKPYESFEDLTGEKEMSAELKELYGDIDAIEMYPGLMIEKPRPGAIFGETMVELGAPFSLKGLMGNPICSPEYWKPSTFGGKVGFDIVNTATLKTLVCNNVKGQCPIVSFSVPESVPSKSGSISPKSSNSGLDSVNPQGHALLKEQSTEL